tggTTTGAGAAATGCAAGTTAATGATAGGACGGACTGCGTAGAAGATTGTGCTTGGTTGCTGGATTGTAATTTAGATATGCATAaccttattttataattaaaattgtttaacataacattatttggataatgtgaatttaaattaattgtagGTGGAGGTTTGACCTTGGgtttttaaattagtaaaatttgaACTAGACGGAATAATCTTGTATTCATTGGTAAATCTCATTTATCTCTACTAGctactacaaaaataatttaaacttttaaaacaaaataattacatgaAAACCAAAGGGTACATGAGATATGTTTGTgtattaatttatcttttgtattattcaatttatttatatgatatgCGTTCTCTCTTCATTTCATGTTTATTGTTTCtcttaataaaaatgataatttttttcagaAACATATATAGATAATTTCTCCATGTGGATAGTTCTGTGCTTTGATATAAGTCACGTTCCCTGTTCTATAATGGATCACAAATGTCCAAAATAATATTGTGAGCTTTAGAGGGCAAGGTTCATCACTCCTAATACTTCCAGAACAACGACAATATCTCTAAGGAGCCCTGAACCATTATGTTCACAATTTCTGTAACTACTGCTCATGCTAACCCACTATGTTCTATGTTACTATTAGTCCCTTTTTGGCAATATTGTAATTGAGATGTGTATTAATagcaatttataatatatatatatatatatatatatatatatatatatatattggtgcATATTATTATGACTGTTATTGAATTGTACAACATTCATAAAGCTGCTTTTTGGGTGTATTGAGTGTTATAGGATATAACTTTTCCTTGTAATGCACTATTCCCTTTTTCATATGTATAAAACATAGATCAGTTGAGTATGTAACAGTAACTCAATGATTTTTTATCATatccaaattcaaatattatgtttatatagTTTCTTGATTGTTCATATTGTTTAGATAGACTACACTTAGTCACCCACATTTCGCATGCAGCAGGATAGTGATAGAAGtaatttattcttcttctcGTACACAATACTTCAAATTGATCCATAATATTGAATTTATACGCTTTTTCTTTTCACCAAGGTTGAAACCgtgaaaataagtttatatatgGATGTCCATCAGTAGATCGAAAAATACTGTACATGTCCATTTTCATAGTTTGTTTACATCTTTACCTGTTTAGTGGTCACTCTGTTGGTTGTTAAATCATGATTTCTGAGCCTTAATCCTTCAATAATCTGTATAGACATATACAAGAAGAATGAATTGGTTGTATAATCTTGCTGTTTTTCTTTAAGATGTTGATATAATTGTGATTTAATCAAGGACTCTTGATGAATTCATTTCTGGGGCctggttttgtttttttcttttatgtttttgtgaTTCATTGTTTTAAGCTTAAATCTTGGTTGTCCTTAatattaacttatatatttttaattcctcAACTTCACAGGTGGATCACTTTTGGCTGCAGTTGCAGACTCCTTCTCCCCTTTGTATTTTGCGGTGAGACAACTTAAGGAAGTGATGGCAACTGAACAGCCATGCGATTTAGCATATGAATTTGGGGATGGACTATATGATATCAAAGAGCTCCCATCAGGTTTTCCAAGACCAGGTAGCAacttatttcttttgtaaagaGATAGTCTCAGTTCTGAAAGTACAcatgttacattttttaaagaatttgtaTTGCTtctatatgttaaaatttaagtttttgcGATAGATGTCTGCATTATTTTCTATATACCTCTTCATTGGTTTTCCTTGTAATACACTAGAAGCAAGCTGGGTGATCATGTCATTTTTCAAAGTCCTCTTATGCCCCAATTTTATTGGCTTTTGTTTATGCAGCTAAGCATCCTTATCCTCTCAACGATCAAATTGTTATGTATGTTCGCCATCTAGGACCTGGGGTCTCAGTTGGGCAAGCATGGCAAGAGGGTACTAAACTGGAGCAAGTCCCACGAAAGCTATGCGGGGAGATTTTAATGGTGAAGAATTACACATCATTACAAGAAAACCAATGAAGATAGTGGTTATGCTCCCTTGGAGTTAAAACGACTCTTCGGTTAACAGTTATTTACATATCAATGATGTGCAAACAGACAAGTTTCTAAGGCATATATGACGGAAGTATGACTCATGTCCACGTTTGCAGTTTTTGTACAGAACTCATTGCAGAAGTAGTCAAGAGAATAGTACGTTAGATGCAATGTCACATGTTTGGCTGAGACAAGGTGAAATGAGAAGTTACTGCTACATTCTCAGCAGAGCAATGTTTAATATCCTCATTCAAACTCAAGATAGCTTGAACTTCATACACATTAAATATTTCGGTTGAAATACTGTTTTCTTTTGTAACATCCAAGCATAGTACGTCCTCACATGTGATGTCGCGTAGAAGAAAAATTGCATTTCCCTTTCCTCAactaaaaagttttaattacaGGGtacaacacattttttttatgtctgCCTTGAGTTGAATGAGCTATCATATGAATTAAAAACTGTTGATAGATGACTTTTGACTGCTTAATAAATTGTTTCAAGAAACCTCGAGCGAACGTGATTCACACGAACCAGTAACACAAACATACGGTGTAAAATTTAAATGCCTAAATGGTGAAATGTCTTTTCTCCTTGTTTTTTTCAAGGTCGTAATTGTCGGTGGAGAATGAGTGCATAGGACACTTGGAGATAGAGGGAGAGGGACACTGCTTTTGGCAATACGGGCCAAGCTTGGTGTCACCTTTAATGAAGGGTCCAAAGATTGCACGGTTATGGCAGCATTACAGTAACGTCCAAGGATCGTTCAGTATGGCGCCATGGCCGTCTATTCCACTCAATCCTATATCATAAAAAGACAACTTTCTTAAAACATATTCTTACAAGACTCAAGCTTTTTCCATAACCAATTCTCTGTCAACCTTACTCTGGTATTATTATATGCTGCTAGAGTCTTGTGGGTCCAATGTTAAGCACTGCATAAACCAAATATCTTGTAATTTTCACTCTTTCTTTTAATACAATGAAGAAATATCGAGGAATGTTTTATATGATTGTTGTTGGAAGATTCATGTCAACCacatataaaactaaattataatatataattaaatacaaacTTTAATTTACACACTAGTTTGATaagattgaattagatttaaaatctattttttaataattagtatttgtgttaaacattaaatatagaaaataataataatttagtaaCAAAAGTTACTGATTTTTTGTTCATCCTTCTtattataaagttaattttgatttaaagttTTAGTACTTAAGAATTGGATTTGTGttagatattaaatatatataaaaagtaataatttggTAATGAAAGTTACTGGTTTTTGTTCATCCTTCTTAGTTAGATATGCTATCTTCTTTGTTCCTCCTCTGCATATCAGAAAATTGAGGTTTGCACTTTACTACAATTAGGTTGAGGAAAGCACACGAGCACTGATTCTCCCTTATCTATTACTGTATGCTTTGAGCGTTGATTATGAATCAGGTGAGATAGATGAACACGGTCAACAGCACAGAACCAAAAGATGGTAAGTAGCTTTTTGTCGAATGTCCTGTCAATAAACATCTCGCACTCCTTTCCTACGACCTATATGGAATGAAAGAAATGTTTGCCCAAACAAATCTTtcttacaaaaaagaaagatttaTGACAGCTGAAAACTCACTTCGGTTTAATGcaccaaaagaaaaatgaaaatcttaaaaaaCATTAGACTGAGACCAAGAAAAAGGATTCTTTACTTGAAAAAAGTATAATGGTTTTATTTTTCCTGTCATAAAAATCTCAGAAGAAGATAGGTGGGGGtgtctttattttcttttgcatcCCAAAAAACAGCAGTAAGATCAAAGATCGAATGacataaaaacaaatatgaaatgTACTTCTTATGTCAGAGATGGAAAGGTGAAAGTAAAAGTACACTGAGTGTTAGTTGGTGAAGTGGCCAGATCATGTAAACCAGTAGTactattcaaaattttattgagAGGAAAGACTTTCTCTTTTAAATTCGTTTAGAATCTTGGCTACAATCTCATAGTAAAGTGCTGAAGAAAGAGCATGTTTGTTATGATGGATTCAGGACTTAAGTATttcaaaagcataaaaaaaatgctttgtTGAGACAGCAGGGTCCACCAGCCTTCCTGAGAGGTATGTGCACATGTGCCCTACAATTATTGAAATGGCGATTGACATGGTCGAATTTGGGAGTTAAGTATGACCTAAATTATCTTTTTGGTTATGTTAAAGCTTCAATTAAAACAAATGGGTCCATGTGGGACACTAACACGATTCTCATCCCTGTCCAAATCCAAGCTCCAAAATCCTCACTAATTAAAACATTCCCCTGCCgacactattttatttttttttaccattctAAAACTACTTTCAGCATTTAACTCAAAAACAATCATTATATACATACTAAATAGTCACCATAGCATGAATAAACAAGGTGCATATTGGTAGTAAGGTAAGTTGAACTCCCTGATGTTTTTGAAGCATAAAATGTGTACTTTTGTGGTGATTTCACCAATGCGTTTGTATTCAGCATGGTTTTCTACCACCAGACCAAATACACTGATGTCATGTAGTGAAATTTGGATCCAGACACATATAAACCTTCGCATTAAAGGGAGCAGGTGTTTGTTGGGAGTTGTAACATATCAGTGTCATTCAAcagatacatacatacatatgaaCCAAAAGTGATGTAAGCAACAGGGTTATCCTGACAAAATGAATCAGCTCAACGTCACAGAAAACataaaagggaaagaaaaatgaatgtaTTGTGATAGATAACAATAAACAGACAAGTAAAaccaggaagaagaaaaaaatgaaaaaaaaaatctataaatgcCTTGAAGAATAACACTTATTTATGATATGTCCCACGGTGGCTTTCAGCATGTTACCTGAGCCTTATTCAGGCACCATGAATATAACTGCGAAAACCAACTTGTCTTGTAGCAATCCACATTGGTTGGCTTCTGTAATTATTGAAGTTTGTAACaatcaattttgtattttaCACATCCTTTCTGATCCTCTAGTTCATCTGTTCTCCAATTAAATCCAGGCCTACAAGGAGGAATGAAACACCTTGAAATAGTAAATAGTAGAAGTGCATGCCTTGTGCTGATAACAAGCTCCTAAATGCAGCAGTCAGCAGCAAGAATGCAAGGGCAAGCTCTTTCTTATATATCTTGTTCATTTTCTTCACAGGGGGTCTAGGAACTGTTTCTTGgctttcctttattttgttAAGCTCAGAAAGTCCACTGTCAGAAGTTCCTCTGTGAAGTTGGAGACTCATGGCCTTTGAATCTCTTTCTTCAGCTGCTAATAGATCAGCCTCTGATGACCGACCGGCTTTTTTTGTAACAATCCATTCGTATGAACTTCCCAACTGGAACAAACCGGACACCATGGCATTGAATTTGGTTACTGACATTGTGTTCTCAAAGAGGAGGTAAGGAACAATGAAGGGAAAGGATTTTGGGGCAGGAAGAATGTTCAAGAAGGACAAGAATACAGGAATGTAACAAATAACCCAGATAGGAAGCTCGGCTTCTGGGACAAACATTGTCAAAGGAAGAATGATGCAGAACAACGTGAAAGAATAGAATGGGAGGATTAGCTTTCTAAGAAGAAAGAACAGAAAAATTAGGTTGGTTTTCTTCCAGAACGCAATCTGCAATATTAAGAAATCGGAACATGTTCAGATTGTATTTTACTACCAAACAGTGCACAGACAGTAACATAAAATGCATCATCACCTTTGAGGTTATAATCGCTGGAAGGCACAAACGAAAGAGTTGCATAGGACCAGAATGCCATCGATGTTGTTGTTTCCTATAAGCTTCATATGATTCAGGAAGCTCACAAAGCACCTGAAAGAAGTTTTTTAGACTAACTGCAGCTGAATTGTTCACATAAACAGTTTTTCACTGTTGTTTTACCCCAAAATTTAGTGTAACACGTCTATGAATTACTGCAGATAATTATTTCATCCGATTCAAGTTCATACCACATTTCCAAATCAATAAATACAAAAGGTGTTATTGTCAGCTATAGGCAAATAGAAATCGATACAAACTGAGAACATCAGCTTGATTAAAACCCAAAAGACaactaaataaaacaaagcAGAACATTTACCTTAACATCATTGAGAAAGATAAATTTCCAACCATTCAGATGGGCTCGGACTGCTATATCCATGTCTTCTACAGTTGTTCGCTCAAGCCAGCCACCAGATTCTTCAAGTGCTTTTATTCTCCAAACACCAGCAGTGCCATTAAAACCAAAGAAATTAAGGAAGACCCCATTCACCTGTTGTTCAACCTCAAAGTGAAAGCACAGATTAACATTTTGGAGTCGTGTCAGTAAGTTCTCGTCCTTGTTTACAAAAGCCCACCGAGCCTGAACCAAAGCCAGCTCAGGATTACCCTGCAGAGCACACACACACTCACGAATCAAAAATGGGAACTAAAGCATAGATAGATCATTCGGAATATCAAGAAAGGAAGAAGGGAAGAGATTTAGCCACCTTAAAATGTGGAACAGTTTGCTTGAGGAAATCTGGATTTGGTTGGAAATCAGCATCAAAAATAGCAACGAACTCGTAATCCTTGATATAATCACAGCTCATTGCAGACTTTAGATTACCGGCTTTGTAACCAGTTCTGAACTTCCTATGGCGGTAGATTATATTCACACCTCTTTGGCTCCACTTAGAGACTTCTCCCTTGATTAACCACTGTATGCTCTCATCATCAGAGTCATCCAGAACTTGAATAAGCAACCGATCTTTTGGCCAATCAAGTTGGCTCGCTGCTGAAATCGATACTTCATACACCTACATGCACTTAATGTCAAACTCATCAACATCATTATCAGGAAGAGTTGCAATCCTTAAAATCAACTCACTAATCTACCTTCCAGATAAATAATCAAAACGGGACAATAACATCATCGTCATTAGTACTATAACTCAACATGatgagaataaaagaaaaattaaggtGGGACGAATAATCATATCATCATAATGATGATGATAGTATGTTCAAAGGAACCACTTCATGATTGATTTGTTTTGGCACcgacaactttttttttttttttgcttgaaagCACCAAACTTTAATGGGGTAGGATTAAGAAGAGTGCGTCACCTCTTTCTCATTGCACATGGGAATTTGAACGAGCACCATAGGATATCCCTGGTTGGATCCTTCCAAATCATGTGAACT
This window of the Vigna angularis cultivar LongXiaoDou No.4 chromosome 7, ASM1680809v1, whole genome shotgun sequence genome carries:
- the LOC108338661 gene encoding probable xyloglucan glycosyltransferase 5, producing MGPSGTIDFSKWWVKDSSSRKGNPVVVTMENPNYSVVEIDAPDSAFQPIDKERGKNAKQFTWLLLLKAHRVVGGLAWLGNSLCSLLHSVKKRLFLGHVETEMSAKAKFLFRVILAFLVMALAFLSFELVAHFKGWHYFHNHNLHLPEASEITGWFHTAYVRWLEFRADYVAPPIQSLSTFCIVLFLIQSVDRILLCLGCFWIKFRKIKPVIDGDPLSSHDLEGSNQGYPMVLVQIPMCNEKEVYEVSISAASQLDWPKDRLLIQVLDDSDDESIQWLIKGEVSKWSQRGVNIIYRHRKFRTGYKAGNLKSAMSCDYIKDYEFVAIFDADFQPNPDFLKQTVPHFKGNPELALVQARWAFVNKDENLLTRLQNVNLCFHFEVEQQVNGVFLNFFGFNGTAGVWRIKALEESGGWLERTTVEDMDIAVRAHLNGWKFIFLNDVKVLCELPESYEAYRKQQHRWHSGPMQLFRLCLPAIITSKIAFWKKTNLIFLFFLLRKLILPFYSFTLFCIILPLTMFVPEAELPIWVICYIPVFLSFLNILPAPKSFPFIVPYLLFENTMSVTKFNAMVSGLFQLGSSYEWIVTKKAGRSSEADLLAAEERDSKAMSLQLHRGTSDSGLSELNKIKESQETVPRPPVKKMNKIYKKELALAFLLLTAAFRSLLSAQGMHFYYLLFQGVSFLLVGLDLIGEQMN